Proteins encoded in a region of the Labrus mixtus chromosome 19, fLabMix1.1, whole genome shotgun sequence genome:
- the LOC132994196 gene encoding uncharacterized protein LOC132994196 isoform X1: MNAEPQSLASSGFGGELFLGIRGDLYRMDCSKFLPHIYQQMLLYTFCAERISDFPVIQNQERKIPSVDGEEGEELKTIRRNVSLSRDVWRQTESDMDLSALIEGSVRCKKEKPRSTMETKRDAFDHYMKILYGLPLHLKIDLGDTFDPMKRPFNPEHRDYKPHNPPAVKEAECADFKGDVPVAAKTQKKAPETKSKPTTPMSVPQRPAPKVKPKKVVDVEKREGARNPPQIIPPIAPPKPKTPTPRPRKQKPPPPPPPPLPPRGTTPKVPTFLKQFTEADWFKNLFPDQKCISNILSPEDFSLQLLVGLTSYSPRSKVQILAALRALHSQRPLHNAHTLSQRLVHLLPTLMKPHMSAVERTSLVELFYLLMQLKCVDNDLGRELLTLLAFKKSGLRDAALGMLTAAGVHEAEKWLWPELESWDSELRDLSNIWKHLHHRADCWLELWISKYKEHVEYQGKNPTFSVVDVLNYFCCVQRDEYRKTRCVAPAARKNTLLLPLNESSSQPILRLGETHSMSRTWRPPGIILPPLRTRPFLSHFPSFICLPVPRLTLRPFHVQSEDDWVKASSRRRYFIQQQSYVEYYR, translated from the exons ATGAATGCAGAGCCTCAGAGTTTGGCTTCCAGTGGTTTTGGAGGTGAACTGTTTCTGGGCATCAGAGGAGATTTGTACAGGATGGATTGTTCAAAGTTCCTGCCGCACATCTACCAACAAATG CTTCTTTACACTTTCTGTGCCGAGCGAATTTCAGACTTTCCTGTCATCCAGAATCAAGAAAGAAA GATCCCAAGTGTAGACGGAGAGGAAGGTGAGGAATTGAAAACAATCAGGAGAAATGTCTCTCTGAGCCGAGACGTGTGGAGACAGACG GAGTCAGACATGGACCTGTCTGCTCTCATTGAAGGCTCGGTCAGATGCAAGAAAGAGAAACCTCGGAGCACAATGGAAACCAAGAGGGATGCTTTTGATCACTACATGAAGATTTTATATGGGCTGCCCCTACATCTAAAG ATCGATTTGGGAGACACCTTTGACCCCATGAAACGTCCGTTCAATCCAGAACACCGCGACTACAAGCCCCATAATCCTCCTGCGGTGAAGGAGGCCGAGTGCGCTGACTTTAAAGGAGACGTCCCTGTGGCTGCGAAGACG CAGAAAAAGGCTCCAGAAACAAAGTCTAAACCGACGACCCCGATGAGTGTCCCGCAGCGGCCCGCTCCAAAAGTCAAACCCAAGAAAGTCGTCGACGTGGAGAAGCGGGAGGGGGCGAGAAAT CCTCCACAGATCATCCCTCCGATAGCTCCACCCAAACCAAAAACTCCAACTCCACGTCCTCGCAAGCAAaaacccccaccaccaccaccgccccccctcccaccgCGGGGCACCACCCCCAAGGTCCCAACGTTCCTCAAACAGTTTACAGAAGCAGACTGGTTTAAAAACCTCTTTCCAGATCAGAAG tgtatcTCAAACATCCTGTCACCAGAGGACTTCTCCCTGCAGCTGCTGGTCGGTCTGACCTCCTACAGCCCTCGGTCTAAGGTCCAGATCCTGGCTGCTCTGCGGGCGCTACACAGCCAGCGACCTTTACACAACGCACACACGCTCTCCCAACGCCTCGTCCATCTGCTGCCCACATTAATGAAACCTCACATG TCGGCTGTGGAGCGGACCTCTCTCGTTGAGTTGTTCTATCTTTTAATGCAGCTCAAGTGTGTCGACAACGACCTCGGGAGAGAGCTTCTCACTCTTCTGGCTTTTAAGAAATCAGGCCTCCG AGACGCAGCGCTCGGCATGCTGACTGCAGCCGGCGTCCATGAGGCTGAGAAGTGGCTGTGGCCCGAGCTGGAGAGCTGGGATTCAGAGCTGCGGGACCTGTCTAACATCTGGAAGCACCTTCACCACAGAGCAGATTGTTGGCTGGAGTTGTGGATCTCCAAATACAAG GAACACGTCGAGTATCAGGGGAAGAATCCGACCTTCAGTGTTGTTGATGTGCTCAACTATTTCTGCTGCGTGCAGAGAGACGAGTACAGGAAGACCCGATGTGTCGCTCCAGCTGCTCGCAAAAACACTCTGCTTCTGCCCCTGAATGAAAG TAGTTCTCAGCCGATCCTTCGTCTGGGAGAGACTCACAGCATGAGCAGGACGTGGAGGCCGCCAG GGATCATTCTGCCTCCACTCAGAACTCGTCCTTTCCTCTCTCACTTCCCGAGTTTCATCTGTTTGCCCGTACCGCGGCTCACGCTCCGCCCCTTCCACGTCCAATCAGAGGACGACTGGGTGAAGGCCTCCAGCCGCCGCCGCTACTTCATCCAGCAGCAGTCGTACGTCGAGTACTACAGATGA
- the LOC132994196 gene encoding uncharacterized protein LOC132994196 isoform X2, translated as MNAEPQSLASSGFGGELFLGIRGDLYRMDCSKFLPHIYQQMLLYTFCAERISDFPVIQNQERKIPSVDGEEGEELKTIRRNVSLSRDVWRQTESDMDLSALIEGSVRCKKEKPRSTMETKRDAFDHYMKILYGLPLHLKIDLGDTFDPMKRPFNPEHRDYKPHNPPAVKEAECADFKGDVPVAAKTQKKAPETKSKPTTPMSVPQRPAPKVKPKKVVDVEKREGARNPPQIIPPIAPPKPKTPTPRPRKQKPPPPPPPPLPPRGTTPKVPTFLKQFTEADWFKNLFPDQKCISNILSPEDFSLQLLVGLTSYSPRSKVQILAALRALHSQRPLHNAHTLSQRLVHLLPTLMKPHMSAVERTSLVELFYLLMQLKCVDNDLGRELLTLLAFKKSGLRDAALGMLTAAGVHEAEKWLWPELESWDSELRDLSNIWKHLHHRADCWLELWISKYKEHVEYQGKNPTFSVVDVLNYFCCVQRDEYRKTRCVAPAARKNTLLLPLNESSQPILRLGETHSMSRTWRPPGIILPPLRTRPFLSHFPSFICLPVPRLTLRPFHVQSEDDWVKASSRRRYFIQQQSYVEYYR; from the exons ATGAATGCAGAGCCTCAGAGTTTGGCTTCCAGTGGTTTTGGAGGTGAACTGTTTCTGGGCATCAGAGGAGATTTGTACAGGATGGATTGTTCAAAGTTCCTGCCGCACATCTACCAACAAATG CTTCTTTACACTTTCTGTGCCGAGCGAATTTCAGACTTTCCTGTCATCCAGAATCAAGAAAGAAA GATCCCAAGTGTAGACGGAGAGGAAGGTGAGGAATTGAAAACAATCAGGAGAAATGTCTCTCTGAGCCGAGACGTGTGGAGACAGACG GAGTCAGACATGGACCTGTCTGCTCTCATTGAAGGCTCGGTCAGATGCAAGAAAGAGAAACCTCGGAGCACAATGGAAACCAAGAGGGATGCTTTTGATCACTACATGAAGATTTTATATGGGCTGCCCCTACATCTAAAG ATCGATTTGGGAGACACCTTTGACCCCATGAAACGTCCGTTCAATCCAGAACACCGCGACTACAAGCCCCATAATCCTCCTGCGGTGAAGGAGGCCGAGTGCGCTGACTTTAAAGGAGACGTCCCTGTGGCTGCGAAGACG CAGAAAAAGGCTCCAGAAACAAAGTCTAAACCGACGACCCCGATGAGTGTCCCGCAGCGGCCCGCTCCAAAAGTCAAACCCAAGAAAGTCGTCGACGTGGAGAAGCGGGAGGGGGCGAGAAAT CCTCCACAGATCATCCCTCCGATAGCTCCACCCAAACCAAAAACTCCAACTCCACGTCCTCGCAAGCAAaaacccccaccaccaccaccgccccccctcccaccgCGGGGCACCACCCCCAAGGTCCCAACGTTCCTCAAACAGTTTACAGAAGCAGACTGGTTTAAAAACCTCTTTCCAGATCAGAAG tgtatcTCAAACATCCTGTCACCAGAGGACTTCTCCCTGCAGCTGCTGGTCGGTCTGACCTCCTACAGCCCTCGGTCTAAGGTCCAGATCCTGGCTGCTCTGCGGGCGCTACACAGCCAGCGACCTTTACACAACGCACACACGCTCTCCCAACGCCTCGTCCATCTGCTGCCCACATTAATGAAACCTCACATG TCGGCTGTGGAGCGGACCTCTCTCGTTGAGTTGTTCTATCTTTTAATGCAGCTCAAGTGTGTCGACAACGACCTCGGGAGAGAGCTTCTCACTCTTCTGGCTTTTAAGAAATCAGGCCTCCG AGACGCAGCGCTCGGCATGCTGACTGCAGCCGGCGTCCATGAGGCTGAGAAGTGGCTGTGGCCCGAGCTGGAGAGCTGGGATTCAGAGCTGCGGGACCTGTCTAACATCTGGAAGCACCTTCACCACAGAGCAGATTGTTGGCTGGAGTTGTGGATCTCCAAATACAAG GAACACGTCGAGTATCAGGGGAAGAATCCGACCTTCAGTGTTGTTGATGTGCTCAACTATTTCTGCTGCGTGCAGAGAGACGAGTACAGGAAGACCCGATGTGTCGCTCCAGCTGCTCGCAAAAACACTCTGCTTCTGCCCCTGAATGAAAG TTCTCAGCCGATCCTTCGTCTGGGAGAGACTCACAGCATGAGCAGGACGTGGAGGCCGCCAG GGATCATTCTGCCTCCACTCAGAACTCGTCCTTTCCTCTCTCACTTCCCGAGTTTCATCTGTTTGCCCGTACCGCGGCTCACGCTCCGCCCCTTCCACGTCCAATCAGAGGACGACTGGGTGAAGGCCTCCAGCCGCCGCCGCTACTTCATCCAGCAGCAGTCGTACGTCGAGTACTACAGATGA